In a genomic window of Phragmites australis chromosome 14, lpPhrAust1.1, whole genome shotgun sequence:
- the LOC133891355 gene encoding eukaryotic translation initiation factor 5A-like: protein MSDSEEHHFESKADAGASKTYPQQAGTIRKNGYIVIKNRPCKVVEVSTSKTGKHGHAKCHFVGIDIFNGKKLEDIVPSSHNCDVPHVARTEYQLIDISEDGFVSLLTESGNTKDDLKLPTDEVLQAQIKNGLNEEGKDMILTVMSAMGEEQICAVKEIGGKS from the exons ATGTCGGACTCGGAGGAGCATCACTTCGAGTCCAAGGCCGACGCAGGCGCCTCCAAGACCTACCCGCAGCAGGCCGGCACCATCCGCAAGAACGGATACATCGTCATCAAGAATCGTCCTTGCAAG GTTGTTGAGGTCTCCACCTCCAAGACTGGGAAGCATGGCCATGCCAAGTGCCACTTTGTCGGCATTGACATTTTCAATGGAAAGAAGCTTGAGGATATTGTTCCTTCATCCCACAACTGTGAC GTCCCACATGTTGCTCGCACTGAATATCAGCTGATTGACATTTCTGAAGATGGATTT GTCAGCCTTTTGACCGAGAGTGGCAACACTAAGGATGACCTGAAGCTTCCCACTGATGAAGTTCTGCAGGCCCAG ATCAAGAATGGATTGAATGAAGAAGGAAAGGATATGATCCTGACTGTGATGTCCGCCATGGGGGAAGAACAGATCTGTGCTGTCAAGGAGATTGGGGGCAAGAGCTAA